From Calorimonas adulescens:
TATGCTTTTGCAAATTCCTCTTCCGTAAGACCTACATATTCAGTACTGACATCATCTTCATCAGTATATATCTCATTACATGACCTGTACAACCTTTCATATATTATTTTTGCTCCGGGTTCAATCACTTCCTTTAACAAGGGCGCTGTCTCAACAGCCTGGTTCCTTTCAGTCGTTGGCCTGTGTTTTACCTGTCTACTAACATCATAGCTTAAAAAGTAACTGACGGAAAACCCTGTAATAAGGAGAAGAGGCAGTATAATATAAAGCGCACTCCTGTTTCTCCTACGTGTAAACATAACCAACACCTCCTTCTCCCGTATTATTTCCATAAATATGCATAATATACAATTTATTTGATTTTATGTATCTTCAAATATATAATTATGCTTAGAAGGGAGAGAGAAAAAATGTCAGAAAGACAGGTTGTGGTCTTTAAGTTACAAGGTGAAGAATATTGTATAGACATCATGAAAGTGATGGAAATTATCAGAATGCAAGAAATAGTAAAATTGCCAGACACACCTGACTTTGTTGAAGGT
This genomic window contains:
- a CDS encoding BofC C-terminal domain-containing protein yields the protein MFTRRRNRSALYIILPLLLITGFSVSYFLSYDVSRQVKHRPTTERNQAVETAPLLKEVIEPGAKIIYERLYRSCNEIYTDEDDVSTEYVGLTEEEFAKAYKGWVIKSFSPTEVHLYREEDGYCPRHYIIGEKDGYVVVYKNDPDRGMTPVQFTDIQLISLRREYQENIREGIVVDSEERVYQILAEISS